The following coding sequences lie in one Zonotrichia leucophrys gambelii isolate GWCS_2022_RI chromosome 4A, RI_Zleu_2.0, whole genome shotgun sequence genomic window:
- the CSTF2 gene encoding cleavage stimulation factor subunit 2 isoform X6: MAGLSVRDPAVDRSLRSVFVGNIPYEATEEQLKDIFSEVGPVVSFRLVYDRETGKPKGYGFCEYQDQETALSAMRNLNGREFSGRALRVDNAASEKNKEELKSLGTGAPIIESPYGDPVNPEDAPESISRAVASLPPEQMFELMKQMKLCVQNSPQEARNMLLQNPQLAYALLQAQVVMRIVDPEIALKILHRQTSVPPLIPGNQQAVPGPGPGPGPGPGPGPNAQLNPQNTPSSQPQAIGGMHVNGAPPLMQPPMQGGVPAPGQMAAPVQGPGPGPMAPGGGMQPQVGMPGAGPVPLERGQVPMPDPRAPMQRGPLPASGPPPRGLLGDAPNDPRGGTLLSVTGEVEPRGYLGPPHQGAPMHHMPGHDSRGPPHEMRGGPMGEPRPLMGEPRGPLMDARVGRDPRGLEPRVLEARALEARGLEPRVLEPRVLEARAMEARVLEPRGLEPRGPGPTPRGPMPGGIQGPGPLNMGASGPQGPRQVPNMAGAGMQGGGIPGAGVQGAGQPGGFSPGQSQVTPQDHEKAALIMQVLQLTADQIAMLPPEQRQSILILKEQIQKSTGAP; the protein is encoded by the exons ATGGCGGGGCTGTCGGTGCGGGACCCCGCCGTGGATCGGTCCCTGCGCTCCGTGTTCG TGGGGAACATCCCGTATGAGGCCAcggaggagcagctgaaggacatTTTCTCGGAGGTTGGGCCCGTGGTCAGCTTTAG gctggtgtaCGACAGGGAGACGGGCAAGCCCAAGGGCTATGGCTTCTGCGAGTACCAGGACCAGGAGACGGCGCTCAGCGCCATGCGCAACCTCAACGGGCGCGAGTTCAGCGGCAGGGCCCTGCGCGTGGACAACGCCGCCAGCGAGAAGAACAAGGAGGAGCTCAAGA GCTTGGGCACAGGTGCCCCCATCATCGAGTCACCCTATGGGGACCCTGTCAACCCAGAGGACGCCCCCGAGTCCATCAGCCGGGCCGTGGCCAGCCTGCCCCCCGAGCAGATGTTTGAGCTGATGAAGCAGATGAAG CTGTGTGTCCAGAACAGCCCCCAGGAAGCCAGGAACATGCTGCTCCAGAACCCCCAGCTGGCTTATGCACTGCTGCAGGCCCAGGTGGTCATGAGGATCGTTGACCCCGAGATCGCGCTG AAAATCCTGCATCGCCAGACCAGTGTTCCTCCTCTGATCCCCGGCAaccagcaggcagtgccaggcccGGGGCCTGGGCCGGGACCGGGGCCTGGGCCAGGGCCCAACGCGCAGCTGAACCCCCAGAACACCCCATcgtcccagccacaggccatA GGCGGGATGCACGTCAATGGCGCTCCTCCTCTGATGCAGCCACCCATGCAGGGGggagtgccagccccaggacagatggcagcccctgtgcagggcccAGGCCCTGGCCCCATGGCTCCAGGAG GTGGGATGCAGCCACAGGTTGGGATGCCAGGTGCAGGGCCAGTCCCCTTGGAGCGTGGACAAG tgcccatgccAGACCCGAGGGCCCCTATGCAGCGTGGACCTCTACCTGCTAGTGGCCCGCCGCCCCGAGGCCTTTTGGGAGATGCCCCGAATGACCCTCGCGGAGGGACCCTGCTCTCAGTCACTGGAGAAGTGGAGCCCAg AGGTTACCTTGGGCCGCCCCACCAGGGAGCCCCTATGCACCATATGCCTGGTCATGACAGCCGTGGCCCCCCCCATGAGATGAGGGGGGGACCCATGGGAGAACCCCGACCACTGATGGGAGAGCCGCGGGGGCCCTTGATGGATGCTCGAG TCGGAAGAGATCCGCGGGGGCTGGAGCCGCGCGTGCTGGAGGCGCGGGCGCTGGAGGCGCGGGGCCTGGAGCCGCGGGTGCTGGAGCCACGAGTGCTGGAGGCCAGGGCCATGGAGGCCAGGGTGCTGGAGCCACGGGGCCTGGAGCCCCGAGGGCCTGGTCCCACCCCGCGGGGCCCGATGCCTGGTGGGATACAGGGTCCTGGGCCGCTGAACATGGGAGCCAGTGGCCCACAGGGGCCCCGCCAG GTTCCTAACATGGCTGGGGCAGGCATGCAGGGAGGAGGCATACCTGGGGCAGGAGTCCAAGGAGCTGGTCAGCCTGGAGGCTTTAGCCCTGGACAGAGCCAGGTCACCCCCCAGGATCATGAGAAG GCAGCGCTGATCATGCAGGTCCTGCAGCTGACAGCAGACCAGATCGCCATGCTGCCCCCAGAACAGCGGCAGAGCATCCTCATTCTGAAGGAGCAAATCCAGAAATCCACAGGGGCACCCTGA
- the CSTF2 gene encoding cleavage stimulation factor subunit 2 isoform X4, with product MAGLSVRDPAVDRSLRSVFVGNIPYEATEEQLKDIFSEVGPVVSFRLVYDRETGKPKGYGFCEYQDQETALSAMRNLNGREFSGRALRVDNAASEKNKEELKSLGTGAPIIESPYGDPVNPEDAPESISRAVASLPPEQMFELMKQMKLCVQNSPQEARNMLLQNPQLAYALLQAQVVMRIVDPEIALKILHRQTSVPPLIPGNQQAVPGPGPGPGPGPGPGPNAQLNPQNTPSSQPQAIGGMHVNGAPPLMQPPMQGGVPAPGQMAAPVQGPGPGPMAPGGGMQPQVGMPGAGPVPLERGQGNLQLSPVGPARPASIERVQVPMPDPRAPMQRGPLPASGPPPRGLLGDAPNDPRGGTLLSVTGEVEPRGYLGPPHQGAPMHHMPGHDSRGPPHEMRGGPMGEPRPLMGEPRGPLMDARVGRDPRGLEPRVLEARALEARGLEPRVLEPRVLEARAMEARVLEPRGLEPRGPGPTPRGPMPGGIQGPGPLNMGASGPQGPRQVPNMAGAGMQGGGIPGAGVQGAGQPGGFSPGQSQVTPQDHEKAALIMQVLQLTADQIAMLPPEQRQSILILKEQIQKSTGAP from the exons ATGGCGGGGCTGTCGGTGCGGGACCCCGCCGTGGATCGGTCCCTGCGCTCCGTGTTCG TGGGGAACATCCCGTATGAGGCCAcggaggagcagctgaaggacatTTTCTCGGAGGTTGGGCCCGTGGTCAGCTTTAG gctggtgtaCGACAGGGAGACGGGCAAGCCCAAGGGCTATGGCTTCTGCGAGTACCAGGACCAGGAGACGGCGCTCAGCGCCATGCGCAACCTCAACGGGCGCGAGTTCAGCGGCAGGGCCCTGCGCGTGGACAACGCCGCCAGCGAGAAGAACAAGGAGGAGCTCAAGA GCTTGGGCACAGGTGCCCCCATCATCGAGTCACCCTATGGGGACCCTGTCAACCCAGAGGACGCCCCCGAGTCCATCAGCCGGGCCGTGGCCAGCCTGCCCCCCGAGCAGATGTTTGAGCTGATGAAGCAGATGAAG CTGTGTGTCCAGAACAGCCCCCAGGAAGCCAGGAACATGCTGCTCCAGAACCCCCAGCTGGCTTATGCACTGCTGCAGGCCCAGGTGGTCATGAGGATCGTTGACCCCGAGATCGCGCTG AAAATCCTGCATCGCCAGACCAGTGTTCCTCCTCTGATCCCCGGCAaccagcaggcagtgccaggcccGGGGCCTGGGCCGGGACCGGGGCCTGGGCCAGGGCCCAACGCGCAGCTGAACCCCCAGAACACCCCATcgtcccagccacaggccatA GGCGGGATGCACGTCAATGGCGCTCCTCCTCTGATGCAGCCACCCATGCAGGGGggagtgccagccccaggacagatggcagcccctgtgcagggcccAGGCCCTGGCCCCATGGCTCCAGGAG GTGGGATGCAGCCACAGGTTGGGATGCCAGGTGCAGGGCCAGTCCCCTTGGAGCGTGGACAAG GGAACCTGCAGCTCTCGCCCGTGGGACCTGCCAGGCCTGCGTCTATCGAACGCGTTCAAG tgcccatgccAGACCCGAGGGCCCCTATGCAGCGTGGACCTCTACCTGCTAGTGGCCCGCCGCCCCGAGGCCTTTTGGGAGATGCCCCGAATGACCCTCGCGGAGGGACCCTGCTCTCAGTCACTGGAGAAGTGGAGCCCAg AGGTTACCTTGGGCCGCCCCACCAGGGAGCCCCTATGCACCATATGCCTGGTCATGACAGCCGTGGCCCCCCCCATGAGATGAGGGGGGGACCCATGGGAGAACCCCGACCACTGATGGGAGAGCCGCGGGGGCCCTTGATGGATGCTCGAG TCGGAAGAGATCCGCGGGGGCTGGAGCCGCGCGTGCTGGAGGCGCGGGCGCTGGAGGCGCGGGGCCTGGAGCCGCGGGTGCTGGAGCCACGAGTGCTGGAGGCCAGGGCCATGGAGGCCAGGGTGCTGGAGCCACGGGGCCTGGAGCCCCGAGGGCCTGGTCCCACCCCGCGGGGCCCGATGCCTGGTGGGATACAGGGTCCTGGGCCGCTGAACATGGGAGCCAGTGGCCCACAGGGGCCCCGCCAG GTTCCTAACATGGCTGGGGCAGGCATGCAGGGAGGAGGCATACCTGGGGCAGGAGTCCAAGGAGCTGGTCAGCCTGGAGGCTTTAGCCCTGGACAGAGCCAGGTCACCCCCCAGGATCATGAGAAG GCAGCGCTGATCATGCAGGTCCTGCAGCTGACAGCAGACCAGATCGCCATGCTGCCCCCAGAACAGCGGCAGAGCATCCTCATTCTGAAGGAGCAAATCCAGAAATCCACAGGGGCACCCTGA
- the CSTF2 gene encoding cleavage stimulation factor subunit 2 isoform X1 gives MEHSVPSTAGGCGAALLWLLRAQCWSGSVLLTAIPVPPTGVFQAGHQALVLSVQLLGVLGAASPILSLVGSREAHSWHRLVYDRETGKPKGYGFCEYQDQETALSAMRNLNGREFSGRALRVDNAASEKNKEELKSLGTGAPIIESPYGDPVNPEDAPESISRAVASLPPEQMFELMKQMKLCVQNSPQEARNMLLQNPQLAYALLQAQVVMRIVDPEIALKILHRQTSVPPLIPGNQQAVPGPGPGPGPGPGPGPNAQLNPQNTPSSQPQAIGGMHVNGAPPLMQPPMQGGVPAPGQMAAPVQGPGPGPMAPGGGMQPQVGMPGAGPVPLERGQGNLQLSPVGPARPASIERVQVPMPDPRAPMQRGPLPASGPPPRGLLGDAPNDPRGGTLLSVTGEVEPRGYLGPPHQGAPMHHMPGHDSRGPPHEMRGGPMGEPRPLMGEPRGPLMDARVGRDPRGLEPRVLEARALEARGLEPRVLEPRVLEARAMEARVLEPRGLEPRGPGPTPRGPMPGGIQGPGPLNMGASGPQGPRQVPNMAGAGMQGGGIPGAGVQGAGQPGGFSPGQSQVTPQDHEKAALIMQVLQLTADQIAMLPPEQRQSILILKEQIQKSTGAP, from the exons ATGGagcacagtgtccccagcacagcaggtgggtgtggagctgccctgctgtggctgctgagggctcagtgctggtcaggctctgtgctcctcactgccatccctgtgcctcccACAGGTGTTTTCCAGGCTGGACACCAGGCCCTGGTGCTCTCAGTTCAGCTTTTGGGAGTTCTGGGAGCAGCCagtcccatcctgtccctcgTGGGGTCACGGGAggcacacagctggcacag gctggtgtaCGACAGGGAGACGGGCAAGCCCAAGGGCTATGGCTTCTGCGAGTACCAGGACCAGGAGACGGCGCTCAGCGCCATGCGCAACCTCAACGGGCGCGAGTTCAGCGGCAGGGCCCTGCGCGTGGACAACGCCGCCAGCGAGAAGAACAAGGAGGAGCTCAAGA GCTTGGGCACAGGTGCCCCCATCATCGAGTCACCCTATGGGGACCCTGTCAACCCAGAGGACGCCCCCGAGTCCATCAGCCGGGCCGTGGCCAGCCTGCCCCCCGAGCAGATGTTTGAGCTGATGAAGCAGATGAAG CTGTGTGTCCAGAACAGCCCCCAGGAAGCCAGGAACATGCTGCTCCAGAACCCCCAGCTGGCTTATGCACTGCTGCAGGCCCAGGTGGTCATGAGGATCGTTGACCCCGAGATCGCGCTG AAAATCCTGCATCGCCAGACCAGTGTTCCTCCTCTGATCCCCGGCAaccagcaggcagtgccaggcccGGGGCCTGGGCCGGGACCGGGGCCTGGGCCAGGGCCCAACGCGCAGCTGAACCCCCAGAACACCCCATcgtcccagccacaggccatA GGCGGGATGCACGTCAATGGCGCTCCTCCTCTGATGCAGCCACCCATGCAGGGGggagtgccagccccaggacagatggcagcccctgtgcagggcccAGGCCCTGGCCCCATGGCTCCAGGAG GTGGGATGCAGCCACAGGTTGGGATGCCAGGTGCAGGGCCAGTCCCCTTGGAGCGTGGACAAG GGAACCTGCAGCTCTCGCCCGTGGGACCTGCCAGGCCTGCGTCTATCGAACGCGTTCAAG tgcccatgccAGACCCGAGGGCCCCTATGCAGCGTGGACCTCTACCTGCTAGTGGCCCGCCGCCCCGAGGCCTTTTGGGAGATGCCCCGAATGACCCTCGCGGAGGGACCCTGCTCTCAGTCACTGGAGAAGTGGAGCCCAg AGGTTACCTTGGGCCGCCCCACCAGGGAGCCCCTATGCACCATATGCCTGGTCATGACAGCCGTGGCCCCCCCCATGAGATGAGGGGGGGACCCATGGGAGAACCCCGACCACTGATGGGAGAGCCGCGGGGGCCCTTGATGGATGCTCGAG TCGGAAGAGATCCGCGGGGGCTGGAGCCGCGCGTGCTGGAGGCGCGGGCGCTGGAGGCGCGGGGCCTGGAGCCGCGGGTGCTGGAGCCACGAGTGCTGGAGGCCAGGGCCATGGAGGCCAGGGTGCTGGAGCCACGGGGCCTGGAGCCCCGAGGGCCTGGTCCCACCCCGCGGGGCCCGATGCCTGGTGGGATACAGGGTCCTGGGCCGCTGAACATGGGAGCCAGTGGCCCACAGGGGCCCCGCCAG GTTCCTAACATGGCTGGGGCAGGCATGCAGGGAGGAGGCATACCTGGGGCAGGAGTCCAAGGAGCTGGTCAGCCTGGAGGCTTTAGCCCTGGACAGAGCCAGGTCACCCCCCAGGATCATGAGAAG GCAGCGCTGATCATGCAGGTCCTGCAGCTGACAGCAGACCAGATCGCCATGCTGCCCCCAGAACAGCGGCAGAGCATCCTCATTCTGAAGGAGCAAATCCAGAAATCCACAGGGGCACCCTGA
- the CSTF2 gene encoding cleavage stimulation factor subunit 2 isoform X2, whose product MEHSVPSTAGGCGAALLWLLRAQCWSGSVLLTAIPVPPTGVFQAGHQALVLSVQLLGVLGAASPILSLVGSREAHSWHRLVYDRETGKPKGYGFCEYQDQETALSAMRNLNGREFSGRALRVDNAASEKNKEELKSLGTGAPIIESPYGDPVNPEDAPESISRAVASLPPEQMFELMKQMKLCVQNSPQEARNMLLQNPQLAYALLQAQVVMRIVDPEIALKILHRQTSVPPLIPGNQQAVPGPGPGPGPGPGPGPNAQLNPQNTPSSQPQAIGGMHVNGAPPLMQPPMQGGVPAPGQMAAPVQGPGPGPMAPGGGMQPQVGMPGAGPVPLERGQVPMPDPRAPMQRGPLPASGPPPRGLLGDAPNDPRGGTLLSVTGEVEPRGYLGPPHQGAPMHHMPGHDSRGPPHEMRGGPMGEPRPLMGEPRGPLMDARVGRDPRGLEPRVLEARALEARGLEPRVLEPRVLEARAMEARVLEPRGLEPRGPGPTPRGPMPGGIQGPGPLNMGASGPQGPRQVPNMAGAGMQGGGIPGAGVQGAGQPGGFSPGQSQVTPQDHEKAALIMQVLQLTADQIAMLPPEQRQSILILKEQIQKSTGAP is encoded by the exons ATGGagcacagtgtccccagcacagcaggtgggtgtggagctgccctgctgtggctgctgagggctcagtgctggtcaggctctgtgctcctcactgccatccctgtgcctcccACAGGTGTTTTCCAGGCTGGACACCAGGCCCTGGTGCTCTCAGTTCAGCTTTTGGGAGTTCTGGGAGCAGCCagtcccatcctgtccctcgTGGGGTCACGGGAggcacacagctggcacag gctggtgtaCGACAGGGAGACGGGCAAGCCCAAGGGCTATGGCTTCTGCGAGTACCAGGACCAGGAGACGGCGCTCAGCGCCATGCGCAACCTCAACGGGCGCGAGTTCAGCGGCAGGGCCCTGCGCGTGGACAACGCCGCCAGCGAGAAGAACAAGGAGGAGCTCAAGA GCTTGGGCACAGGTGCCCCCATCATCGAGTCACCCTATGGGGACCCTGTCAACCCAGAGGACGCCCCCGAGTCCATCAGCCGGGCCGTGGCCAGCCTGCCCCCCGAGCAGATGTTTGAGCTGATGAAGCAGATGAAG CTGTGTGTCCAGAACAGCCCCCAGGAAGCCAGGAACATGCTGCTCCAGAACCCCCAGCTGGCTTATGCACTGCTGCAGGCCCAGGTGGTCATGAGGATCGTTGACCCCGAGATCGCGCTG AAAATCCTGCATCGCCAGACCAGTGTTCCTCCTCTGATCCCCGGCAaccagcaggcagtgccaggcccGGGGCCTGGGCCGGGACCGGGGCCTGGGCCAGGGCCCAACGCGCAGCTGAACCCCCAGAACACCCCATcgtcccagccacaggccatA GGCGGGATGCACGTCAATGGCGCTCCTCCTCTGATGCAGCCACCCATGCAGGGGggagtgccagccccaggacagatggcagcccctgtgcagggcccAGGCCCTGGCCCCATGGCTCCAGGAG GTGGGATGCAGCCACAGGTTGGGATGCCAGGTGCAGGGCCAGTCCCCTTGGAGCGTGGACAAG tgcccatgccAGACCCGAGGGCCCCTATGCAGCGTGGACCTCTACCTGCTAGTGGCCCGCCGCCCCGAGGCCTTTTGGGAGATGCCCCGAATGACCCTCGCGGAGGGACCCTGCTCTCAGTCACTGGAGAAGTGGAGCCCAg AGGTTACCTTGGGCCGCCCCACCAGGGAGCCCCTATGCACCATATGCCTGGTCATGACAGCCGTGGCCCCCCCCATGAGATGAGGGGGGGACCCATGGGAGAACCCCGACCACTGATGGGAGAGCCGCGGGGGCCCTTGATGGATGCTCGAG TCGGAAGAGATCCGCGGGGGCTGGAGCCGCGCGTGCTGGAGGCGCGGGCGCTGGAGGCGCGGGGCCTGGAGCCGCGGGTGCTGGAGCCACGAGTGCTGGAGGCCAGGGCCATGGAGGCCAGGGTGCTGGAGCCACGGGGCCTGGAGCCCCGAGGGCCTGGTCCCACCCCGCGGGGCCCGATGCCTGGTGGGATACAGGGTCCTGGGCCGCTGAACATGGGAGCCAGTGGCCCACAGGGGCCCCGCCAG GTTCCTAACATGGCTGGGGCAGGCATGCAGGGAGGAGGCATACCTGGGGCAGGAGTCCAAGGAGCTGGTCAGCCTGGAGGCTTTAGCCCTGGACAGAGCCAGGTCACCCCCCAGGATCATGAGAAG GCAGCGCTGATCATGCAGGTCCTGCAGCTGACAGCAGACCAGATCGCCATGCTGCCCCCAGAACAGCGGCAGAGCATCCTCATTCTGAAGGAGCAAATCCAGAAATCCACAGGGGCACCCTGA
- the CSTF2 gene encoding cleavage stimulation factor subunit 2 isoform X3, which produces MEHSVPSTAGVFQAGHQALVLSVQLLGVLGAASPILSLVGSREAHSWHRLVYDRETGKPKGYGFCEYQDQETALSAMRNLNGREFSGRALRVDNAASEKNKEELKSLGTGAPIIESPYGDPVNPEDAPESISRAVASLPPEQMFELMKQMKLCVQNSPQEARNMLLQNPQLAYALLQAQVVMRIVDPEIALKILHRQTSVPPLIPGNQQAVPGPGPGPGPGPGPGPNAQLNPQNTPSSQPQAIGGMHVNGAPPLMQPPMQGGVPAPGQMAAPVQGPGPGPMAPGGGMQPQVGMPGAGPVPLERGQGNLQLSPVGPARPASIERVQVPMPDPRAPMQRGPLPASGPPPRGLLGDAPNDPRGGTLLSVTGEVEPRGYLGPPHQGAPMHHMPGHDSRGPPHEMRGGPMGEPRPLMGEPRGPLMDARVGRDPRGLEPRVLEARALEARGLEPRVLEPRVLEARAMEARVLEPRGLEPRGPGPTPRGPMPGGIQGPGPLNMGASGPQGPRQVPNMAGAGMQGGGIPGAGVQGAGQPGGFSPGQSQVTPQDHEKAALIMQVLQLTADQIAMLPPEQRQSILILKEQIQKSTGAP; this is translated from the exons ATGGagcacagtgtccccagcacagcag GTGTTTTCCAGGCTGGACACCAGGCCCTGGTGCTCTCAGTTCAGCTTTTGGGAGTTCTGGGAGCAGCCagtcccatcctgtccctcgTGGGGTCACGGGAggcacacagctggcacag gctggtgtaCGACAGGGAGACGGGCAAGCCCAAGGGCTATGGCTTCTGCGAGTACCAGGACCAGGAGACGGCGCTCAGCGCCATGCGCAACCTCAACGGGCGCGAGTTCAGCGGCAGGGCCCTGCGCGTGGACAACGCCGCCAGCGAGAAGAACAAGGAGGAGCTCAAGA GCTTGGGCACAGGTGCCCCCATCATCGAGTCACCCTATGGGGACCCTGTCAACCCAGAGGACGCCCCCGAGTCCATCAGCCGGGCCGTGGCCAGCCTGCCCCCCGAGCAGATGTTTGAGCTGATGAAGCAGATGAAG CTGTGTGTCCAGAACAGCCCCCAGGAAGCCAGGAACATGCTGCTCCAGAACCCCCAGCTGGCTTATGCACTGCTGCAGGCCCAGGTGGTCATGAGGATCGTTGACCCCGAGATCGCGCTG AAAATCCTGCATCGCCAGACCAGTGTTCCTCCTCTGATCCCCGGCAaccagcaggcagtgccaggcccGGGGCCTGGGCCGGGACCGGGGCCTGGGCCAGGGCCCAACGCGCAGCTGAACCCCCAGAACACCCCATcgtcccagccacaggccatA GGCGGGATGCACGTCAATGGCGCTCCTCCTCTGATGCAGCCACCCATGCAGGGGggagtgccagccccaggacagatggcagcccctgtgcagggcccAGGCCCTGGCCCCATGGCTCCAGGAG GTGGGATGCAGCCACAGGTTGGGATGCCAGGTGCAGGGCCAGTCCCCTTGGAGCGTGGACAAG GGAACCTGCAGCTCTCGCCCGTGGGACCTGCCAGGCCTGCGTCTATCGAACGCGTTCAAG tgcccatgccAGACCCGAGGGCCCCTATGCAGCGTGGACCTCTACCTGCTAGTGGCCCGCCGCCCCGAGGCCTTTTGGGAGATGCCCCGAATGACCCTCGCGGAGGGACCCTGCTCTCAGTCACTGGAGAAGTGGAGCCCAg AGGTTACCTTGGGCCGCCCCACCAGGGAGCCCCTATGCACCATATGCCTGGTCATGACAGCCGTGGCCCCCCCCATGAGATGAGGGGGGGACCCATGGGAGAACCCCGACCACTGATGGGAGAGCCGCGGGGGCCCTTGATGGATGCTCGAG TCGGAAGAGATCCGCGGGGGCTGGAGCCGCGCGTGCTGGAGGCGCGGGCGCTGGAGGCGCGGGGCCTGGAGCCGCGGGTGCTGGAGCCACGAGTGCTGGAGGCCAGGGCCATGGAGGCCAGGGTGCTGGAGCCACGGGGCCTGGAGCCCCGAGGGCCTGGTCCCACCCCGCGGGGCCCGATGCCTGGTGGGATACAGGGTCCTGGGCCGCTGAACATGGGAGCCAGTGGCCCACAGGGGCCCCGCCAG GTTCCTAACATGGCTGGGGCAGGCATGCAGGGAGGAGGCATACCTGGGGCAGGAGTCCAAGGAGCTGGTCAGCCTGGAGGCTTTAGCCCTGGACAGAGCCAGGTCACCCCCCAGGATCATGAGAAG GCAGCGCTGATCATGCAGGTCCTGCAGCTGACAGCAGACCAGATCGCCATGCTGCCCCCAGAACAGCGGCAGAGCATCCTCATTCTGAAGGAGCAAATCCAGAAATCCACAGGGGCACCCTGA
- the CSTF2 gene encoding cleavage stimulation factor subunit 2 isoform X5, whose product MEHSVPSTAGGCGAALLWLLRAQCWSGSVLLTAIPVPPTGVFQAGHQALVLSVQLLGVLGAASPILSLVGSREAHSWHRLVYDRETGKPKGYGFCEYQDQETALSAMRNLNGREFSGRALRVDNAASEKNKEELKSLGTGAPIIESPYGDPVNPEDAPESISRAVASLPPEQMFELMKQMKLCVQNSPQEARNMLLQNPQLAYALLQAQVVMRIVDPEIALKILHRQTSVPPLIPGNQQAVPGPGPGPGPGPGPGPNAQLNPQNTPSSQPQAIGGMHVNGAPPLMQPPMQGGVPAPGQMAAPVQGPGPGPMAPGVPMPDPRAPMQRGPLPASGPPPRGLLGDAPNDPRGGTLLSVTGEVEPRGYLGPPHQGAPMHHMPGHDSRGPPHEMRGGPMGEPRPLMGEPRGPLMDARVGRDPRGLEPRVLEARALEARGLEPRVLEPRVLEARAMEARVLEPRGLEPRGPGPTPRGPMPGGIQGPGPLNMGASGPQGPRQVPNMAGAGMQGGGIPGAGVQGAGQPGGFSPGQSQVTPQDHEKAALIMQVLQLTADQIAMLPPEQRQSILILKEQIQKSTGAP is encoded by the exons ATGGagcacagtgtccccagcacagcaggtgggtgtggagctgccctgctgtggctgctgagggctcagtgctggtcaggctctgtgctcctcactgccatccctgtgcctcccACAGGTGTTTTCCAGGCTGGACACCAGGCCCTGGTGCTCTCAGTTCAGCTTTTGGGAGTTCTGGGAGCAGCCagtcccatcctgtccctcgTGGGGTCACGGGAggcacacagctggcacag gctggtgtaCGACAGGGAGACGGGCAAGCCCAAGGGCTATGGCTTCTGCGAGTACCAGGACCAGGAGACGGCGCTCAGCGCCATGCGCAACCTCAACGGGCGCGAGTTCAGCGGCAGGGCCCTGCGCGTGGACAACGCCGCCAGCGAGAAGAACAAGGAGGAGCTCAAGA GCTTGGGCACAGGTGCCCCCATCATCGAGTCACCCTATGGGGACCCTGTCAACCCAGAGGACGCCCCCGAGTCCATCAGCCGGGCCGTGGCCAGCCTGCCCCCCGAGCAGATGTTTGAGCTGATGAAGCAGATGAAG CTGTGTGTCCAGAACAGCCCCCAGGAAGCCAGGAACATGCTGCTCCAGAACCCCCAGCTGGCTTATGCACTGCTGCAGGCCCAGGTGGTCATGAGGATCGTTGACCCCGAGATCGCGCTG AAAATCCTGCATCGCCAGACCAGTGTTCCTCCTCTGATCCCCGGCAaccagcaggcagtgccaggcccGGGGCCTGGGCCGGGACCGGGGCCTGGGCCAGGGCCCAACGCGCAGCTGAACCCCCAGAACACCCCATcgtcccagccacaggccatA GGCGGGATGCACGTCAATGGCGCTCCTCCTCTGATGCAGCCACCCATGCAGGGGggagtgccagccccaggacagatggcagcccctgtgcagggcccAGGCCCTGGCCCCATGGCTCCAGGAG tgcccatgccAGACCCGAGGGCCCCTATGCAGCGTGGACCTCTACCTGCTAGTGGCCCGCCGCCCCGAGGCCTTTTGGGAGATGCCCCGAATGACCCTCGCGGAGGGACCCTGCTCTCAGTCACTGGAGAAGTGGAGCCCAg AGGTTACCTTGGGCCGCCCCACCAGGGAGCCCCTATGCACCATATGCCTGGTCATGACAGCCGTGGCCCCCCCCATGAGATGAGGGGGGGACCCATGGGAGAACCCCGACCACTGATGGGAGAGCCGCGGGGGCCCTTGATGGATGCTCGAG TCGGAAGAGATCCGCGGGGGCTGGAGCCGCGCGTGCTGGAGGCGCGGGCGCTGGAGGCGCGGGGCCTGGAGCCGCGGGTGCTGGAGCCACGAGTGCTGGAGGCCAGGGCCATGGAGGCCAGGGTGCTGGAGCCACGGGGCCTGGAGCCCCGAGGGCCTGGTCCCACCCCGCGGGGCCCGATGCCTGGTGGGATACAGGGTCCTGGGCCGCTGAACATGGGAGCCAGTGGCCCACAGGGGCCCCGCCAG GTTCCTAACATGGCTGGGGCAGGCATGCAGGGAGGAGGCATACCTGGGGCAGGAGTCCAAGGAGCTGGTCAGCCTGGAGGCTTTAGCCCTGGACAGAGCCAGGTCACCCCCCAGGATCATGAGAAG GCAGCGCTGATCATGCAGGTCCTGCAGCTGACAGCAGACCAGATCGCCATGCTGCCCCCAGAACAGCGGCAGAGCATCCTCATTCTGAAGGAGCAAATCCAGAAATCCACAGGGGCACCCTGA